The following nucleotide sequence is from Methylocella sp..
AGCCGCATGTTCACGCCCGCCATGGATTTCGCCGCAGGCAATTCACGCACTGTAACCTCGCGCGCCCATCCGCCTTCCTCAAGGCGATTGTGCGCCATGCCGAACGAAAACTTCAGGTTCGGCAGTGACCCATTATCTGTCTCGGGTGATATCAGAACATCCGGATTCTGACGATCGAGCTCGACGTTCCGCGGACCAGGATCGGTGGCTCCTTTATTTCCGCGAATCGGCTGCACGGGACTCTCACTGGACATGGCCGCACCTTTCAAAGCAATCATCGTTGATGACGAAATGTTGTTCTTGGTCTATCGCGAAACGCAAGGAAATGCCAGCCGCGCCCGAAGGCTTGGCGCAACTTTGGCAGAATTTTTTCAAACGCCTTCTGATGCGCGTTCGGCAGCGGGGACATCGTTCGCAGACCACGCCGTCATCAGTGAGCGCAATGTGAATCCTGTAACGGAAAGCGACCGCGGCGTTGCGCAGGAAGGCTAGTGGCGACGATCGGCGTCGCCGCATGGATTTCGGTTCATATCCTTAGGGCCCAGACCCATAAAATGGTTGGCGTGACAGGCGGATTGTGATTCACAGCTTCCGAAAGGAAGCGACTATGAATCGGGATCAATTCTGGCTGACGGACGCGCAGTTCGCGAAGATCGCGCCGCATCTTCCCACGGACACGCGCGGCAAGGCGGGCGTCGATGATCGCCGGGTGGTCAGCGGGATCATTCATGTGCTGAAATCTGGCGGACGCTGGATTGACGCGCCGCTGGAGTACGGGCCAAAGAAGACTCTCTACAATCGCTACGTTCGCTGGGCTGCTAAGGGCGTTTGGATCGATCTGTTCCACGCGCTTGCGCAAGCAGGCGGGCCGCCGGCGCAGGTCCTCATCGACTCCTCGGCGGTCAAGGCGCATCGCTCGGCCAGTGGCGGCAAAGGGGGGAGAAGAATCAGGCCATCGGCCGTTCGCGCGGCGGGCGCACAACCAAAATCCACGCATTGACCGATGCGGACTGCCGCCCGCTGTCTTTCATGCTCACCGGCGGCCAAATCGCCGATTGCTCGGCGGGCGCGGAGCTTATCGCGCGACTTCCTCCTTGCGAAATCCTCCATGGCGACAAGGGCTACGACGCAAATGCGATCCGTCGGCAGGTCGAGGAGCGCGGAGCTATGCCGAATATCCCGCCCAAGGCCAATCGCAGGTGGAAGAACTGCTTCTCGCCCTTCCTCTATCGAAACCGCAACGCCATCGAACGCATGTTCTGCCGCCTGAAAGACTTCAGGCGCGTGGCTACCCGCTACGACCGAAACGCCATAAACTTCCTCGCCACAGTCTGCATCGCCGCTACCGTTTGCTACTGGTTGTGAGTCTGGACCCTAATATGCCAAACAAATGTGAAGTTGTTGTCGCCGCCCAGAACGAATTGGTAGAATAAGCTGATCGGACCGCCCGGGTTTCCCGGCGCTACCGAACCCTGTCGTCGTCAGATTTTCTTGACCTGGGTGTTGCCGGCGACATCGTTTTGCGAACGGGCGGACAGCCAACCCAAATCGCGAATTGGTTTGCGCTTGACGAAAGCCGTCTGTGGTTTTGTGGTTTTTGACTTAATATGCCTCAGGGGATGCCTCGGCTCGTAACGCGCCGGGCCGGCCCTTCCTTGCCCCTTTTGGGATGAACAAACAAGCAGCAGAATGCATCATAAGCGCCTACGGCGCCCGCATTTTTTGCTAAAGCTTCCCTCTTTCATTGGCTGGGCACATCCGCAGAGGGCTTGGCATGAGGGTTGCTGTGGTATGTGCTACTGATCCGCTAGATCCCGCATAAAGCCACATGCTGGTTCGGACGATTAAGAGGCTGGCGAAATGACACTTATCAATCGACGAGCACTGATGACTCGCGCGGGCGCGTTCGGAGCGAGCGCGATGGTGCTGGATCCGACCTTCCTCTGCTCTTTAGCGATCGCGCAGACGAGCAAGCCCGTTGTTTTCCTGTCCGCTGAGAACATCACCGGCAACTGGGACCCGACCGCGCATACGACGCTCTCGCAGAAGAATGTCGAGGGCTTCGTCATGGGATTCCTGACCCGTACGCCGATGCGGCTCGATGCGCCCGACAAGACGAATTACGAACTGGCGACCAGCCTCAAGCTGTTGGA
It contains:
- a CDS encoding IS5 family transposase (programmed frameshift), which gives rise to MNRDQFWLTDAQFAKIAPHLPTDTRGKAGVDDRRVVSGIIHVLKSGGRWIDAPLEYGPKKTLYNRYVRWAAKGVWIDLFHALAQAGGPPAQVLIDSSAVKAHRSASGGKGGRRNQAIGRSRGGRTTKIHALTDADCRPLSFMLTGGQIADCSAGAELIARLPPCEILHGDKGYDANAIRRQVEERGAMPNIPPKANRRWKNCFSPFLYRNRNAIERMFCRLKDFRRVATRYDRNAINFLATVCIAATVCYWL